A genomic region of Venturia canescens isolate UGA chromosome 7, ASM1945775v1, whole genome shotgun sequence contains the following coding sequences:
- the Iyd gene encoding iodotyrosine deiodinase 1 has translation MISEFVPFWAKYWRYIIISLITYVSVVLLTRRGKNKDSYPCEKSLNNELTVEDQNHSDNGDLEEPVPALPQFLEHVPYDYVKPDESDVKKKAREFYSIANARRTVRFFSNENVPKSVIHDLIRSAGTAPSGAHTEPWTFVAISKPDLKQKIREIIEREEELNYKKRMGKKWTTDLEPLRTNWIKEYLTVAPWLILVFKQTHGWLSDGRKKMHYYSEMSVSIACGILITAIQYAGLVTLTSTPLNCGPSLRQLLGRPSSEKLCLLLPVGYPSNEATVPKLTRKSLDEIMVEYD, from the exons ATGATATCAGAATTTGTTCCTTTTTGGGCAAAGTACTGGCGTTATATAATAATCAGCCTCATAACATACGTTAGCGTTGTTCTATTGACACGACGAGGGAAAAACAAGGATTCGTATCCgtgtgaaaaatcattgaacaaCGAATTAACAGTGGAAGATCAAAATCATAGTGACAACGGTGATTTAGAAGAGCCAGTGCCAGCGTTGCCCCAATTCTTGGAGCACGTGCCTTACGACTACGTAAAACCGGATGAAAGTGACGTCAAGAAAAAAGCTCgtgaattttattccattGCAAATGCTCGTAGAACTGTCAGATTTTTTAGTAACGAAAACGTGCCGAAGAGTGTCATTCACGATCTTATAAGGAGTGCTg GTACCGCGCCGAGTGGGGCACATACGGAGCCGTGGACATTCGTGGCCATATCGAAACCGGATTTAAAGCAAAAGATACGAGAAATaatagagagagaggaagaattGAATTACAAAAAGCGAATGGGAAAAAAGTGGACGACCGACCTCGAGCCACTGCGGACGAATTGGATCAAGGAATATTTGACTGTTGCACCGTGGCTGATACTCGTTTTCAAACAGACTCACGGCTGGTTGTctgatggaagaaaaaaaatgcactaTTATTCCGAGATGAGCGTTTCGATTGCTTGTGGAATTCTCATAACGGCCATTCAG TACGCGGGATTGGTGACTCTCACATCGACGCCCTTAAACTGTGGGCCTTCGCTCCGTCAATTACTGGGACGTCCATCCTCCGAGAAATTATGTCTCCTTCTCCCGGTTGGATATCCGTCGAACGAGGCGACAGTACCAAAGTTGACGCGAAAGTCCCTCGAcgagatcatggtggaataTGATTGA